A genome region from Arachis duranensis cultivar V14167 chromosome 6, aradu.V14167.gnm2.J7QH, whole genome shotgun sequence includes the following:
- the LOC107493360 gene encoding uncharacterized protein LOC107493360 has product MADNTRMKGLEADIKKLFQMMESMMEENRSERARLKEATDLKFESLQASISQIANEYSQARSVVLGSHHGTNSGGDQSGRGAAQPRKVNCDLAKFDGSDALAWICSVDQYFEFFRVPEEEQVGLAAMHMSGMAIPWFQMTQRTSPFRSWTQLKRSIEIEFGPSLFESPRELLFKLQQRGTVSEYYAEFVALANRSHIDPPDALMDCFISGLQQDIRREVKAQCPPSLMRAVSLARLYEDKFSPNPPTTTAPASFRSVNPPTLALTQPKPSLCTGSPPLLPAPSPRSSTSSPRNPIRRLSSTEIQAKRAKGLCYWCDEKYTALHKCPNRHFMLFQLEEDEVPAGEQQAAIEEEVDPFLQTLEQQVTDHHLSYNAMHGTSGSSTIRIRALLQGLEVRALLDGGSSDSFLQPRIAKFLNIPVQPAPGVRVIVGNFGIMDVEGYIPSLEVTMSGCKVTIPHVFVLHVAGGDLVIGSPWLKQLKTYIVDYDAAFLRFLHNGEFVTVHGEKNPTPEQAQYHHIRRLLNTNAIEEAFTVEVQQPAQNTATPLPFSPTMGPAFAELLQKYQIVFQQPTGLPPQRLHDHSIPLVEGAAPIRVRPYRYPHHHKTQIECMIQEMLKDGIIQPSRSPFSSPILLVKKKDGSWRFCTDYRALNKITVKDRFPIPTVDELLDELFGAKIFSKLDLRSGYHQILVKPEDRYKTAFRTHQGHYEWLVMPFGLTNAPATFQHLMNDIFQPFLRKFVLVFFDDILIYSPSTSQHLAHLEIVLQTLQKESLFAKLSKCLFAVSEIDYLGHTITEKGVHMEKDKIQAVLAWPTPENLKQLRGFLGLTGYYRRFIKGYASLASPLTDLLKRDAFQWSSVAAHAFESLKNAITSEPVLALPNFDQPFIVETDASSTGIGAVLLQDKHPIAFFSKKLSTNKQHQSAYAREFYAVTEAVAKFRHYLLGKKFIIRTDQQSLKTLGDQTLHTPDQQKWIHKLMGYDFEIQYKPGKENTAADALSRSFMAAWSCPKPEWFNTLKSEIEADNVLRELRENCEKGSPKDPN; this is encoded by the coding sequence ATGGCAGACAACACCAGAATGAAGGGTTTGGAGGCCGACATCAAGAAGCTGTTCCAGATGATGGAGTCGATGATGGAAGAGAACAGATCTGAGCGTGCTCGATTGAAGGAAGCAACAGATCTGAAATTCGAGTCTCTCCAAGCCTCCATTTCCCAAATTGCTAATGAGTATTCTCAAGCTCGCTCGGTGGTCTTGGGTTCTCACCATGGCACGAACTCCGGAGGGGATCAGTCTGGGCGCGGTGCTGCGCAACCCAGGAAGGTAAACTGCGACTTGGCCAAATTTGACGGATCTGATGCCTTAGCTTGGATTTGTTCTGTGGATCAATATTTTGAGTTCTTTCGGGTTCCCGAAGAGGAACAAGTGGGTCTCGCTGCAATGCACATGTCGGGTATGGCAATTCCCTGGTTTCAGATGACGCAACGCACATCCCCCTTTCGTTCTTGGACCCAATTGAAGAGAtcaattgaaattgaatttggTCCTTCACTGTTTGAATCGCCGAGAGAACTTCTTTTCAAACTCCAACAGCGAGGGACGGTTTCCGAATATTATGCAGAATTTGTGGCATTGGCTAACCGATCCCACATTGATCCCCCGGATGCCTTGATGGATTGTTTCATTAGCGGGTTACAGCAGGATATTAGGCGCGAAGTCAAGGCGCAATGCCCGCCTTCCTTAATGAGGGCCGTGAGTTTGGCCCGTTTATACGAGGATAAGTTCTCACCCAACCCGCCTACCACTACGGCGCCGGCCTCGTTCCGCTCTGTTAACCCTCCGACATTGGCTCTAACTCAACCTAAGCCTTCTCTATGTACAGGCTCTCCTCCATTACTACCAGCGCCATCACCACGATCTTCCACTTCTTCTCCACGGAATCCGATTCGCAGGTTATCCTCAACTGAAATTCAGGCTAAGAGGGCCAAAGGCTTGTGTTATTGGTGCGATGAGAAATACACAGCTCTCCATAAATGCCCGAATAGACACTTTATGTTATTTCAGCTTGAAGAAGACGAAGTTCCTGCTGGGGAACAACAAGCTGCAATTGAAGAGGAAGTAGATCCCTTCCTTCAGACCTTGGAGCAACAAGTAACTGACCATCACCTATCCTACAATGCCATGCATGGTACCTCTGGTTCGTCCACAATCCGAATTCGAGCCCTCCTTCAAGGATTGGAGGTTCGGGCTCTATTGGATGGAGGCAGCTCTGATAGTTTCCTCCAACCTCGAATAGCCAAATTCTTGAACATTCCAGTGCAGCCTGCCCCTGGTGTGAGGGTGATAGTGGGAAATTTTGGCATCATGGATGTTGAGGGTTATATTCCTTCTCTGGAGGTCACGATGAGTGGGTGCAAAGTCACTATTCCACATGTCTTTGTGCTGCATGTGGCTGGAGGTGACTTGGTGATTGGTTCTCCTTggctcaagcaactgaaaacgtACATTGTGGACTATGATGCTGCTTTTCTTCGATTCCTGCATAATGGTGAGTTCGTGACAGTGCATGGTGAGAAGAACCCCACCCCGGAGCAAGCTCAGTATCACCACATTCGACGCCTTCTCAACACTAATGCAATTGAGGAAGCCTTCACAGTGGAAGTTCAGCAACCTGCACAAAATACAGCCACTCCCCTGCCATTTTCCCCTACCATGGGGCCTGCTTTTGCTGAACTCCTCCAGAAGTACCAAATAGTGTTTCAGCAACCTACAGGGCTTCCCCCACAAAGATTGCATGATCACTCTATTCCCTTGGTAGAGGGGGCTGCACCAATTCGAGTTAGACCGTACCGATACCCCCACCACCATAAGACTCAAATTGAGTGCATGATTCAAGAGATGCTTAAGGATGGCATCATTCAGCCTAGTCGTAGCCCTTTTTCTTCACCAATCCTTTTAGTAAAAAAGAaggatggctcttggagattcTGTACTGACTATCGTGCTTTGAATAAGATTACGGTCAAGGATCGCTTCCCTATTCCCACAGTGGATGAACTCTTGGATGAGTTATTTGGagcaaaaattttttcaaagttgGATCTCAGATCAGGTTATCACCAGATTTTGGTGAAGCCGGAGGATAGATACAAGACCGCATTCCGCACACACCAAGGACATTACGAATGGCTAGTAATGCCATTTGGATTAACAAATGCACCAGCCACCTTCCAACATCTTATGAACGATATCTTTCAGCCATTCTTGAGAAAGTTTGTCCTTGTCTTCTTCGATGACATATTGATCTACAGCCCTTCCACTTCTCAGCACTTAGCACATTTGGAGATCGTGTTGCAAACATTACAGAAGGAATCCTTATTTGCCAAGCTGTCAAAATGCTTGTTTGCTGTATCCGAAATTGACTATCTGGGCCACACCATCACGGAGAAAGGTGTGCACATGGAAAAGGATAAAATTCAGGCTGTACTAGCTTGGCCAACACCTGAGAACCTCAAACAACTTCGGGGATTTCTGGGGTTGACAGGTTACTATCGACGCTTCATCAAAGGCTACGCTTCTCTTGCCTCTCCTCTCACAGATTTATTAAAAAGAGATGCCTTCCAGTGGAGCTCAGTTGCTGCTCATGCCTTTGAGTCATTGAAGAATGCAATTACTTCAGAACCAGTTTTAGCCCTTCCCAACTTCGATCAACCTTTTATAGTGGAAACTGATGCTTCTAGTACGGGAATTGGAGCGGTTCTTTTGCAAGATAAACACCCCATTGCCTTCTTTTCTAAGAAATTATCTACTAACAAACAGCACCAGTCAGCCTATGCCCGGGAATTCTATGCAGTGACTGAAGCGGTAGCCAAGTTCCGCCATTACTTATTGGGAAAGAAATTCATTATACGTACAGATCAGCAGAGCTTAAAGACTCTAGGAGATCAGACCTTGCACACCCCTGACCAGCAAAAGTGGATACACAAACTCATGGGGTATGATTTTGAGATTCAATATAAACCTGGTAAGGAGAACACTGCTGCTGATGCACTTTCTCGCAGCTTCATGGCTGCTTGGTCTTGCCCAAAACCGGAATGGTTCAATACATTGAAGAGCGAAATAGAGGCTGACAACGTACTGAGGGAGCTTCGGGAGAATTGTGAGAAAGGCTCACCGAAAGACCCCAACTAA
- the LOC107493366 gene encoding DEAD-box ATP-dependent RNA helicase 57, which produces MANDSFLFSGIRFDRKKFGNDIARFGKNKPIDDDTALKITDPVELKTEKTMGEQFQQRPPSSKKRKRKGTSSDAVEGFSVFRNSASAADPVDKSNDAVRADDEAIQLKKEHNRQLERDAIFRKKNNIHVAGYNVPSPLQSFDELKTRYKCPRYLLRNITELGFKEPTPIQRQAIPVLLQDRECFACAPTGSGKTFAFVCPMLMKLKGPETGAIRAVILCHTRELSAQTYRECKKLAKGKKFRIKLMTKHLSRNADFSKFPCDILISTPLRLRLTIRRKKVDLSRVEFLVLDESDKLFEPELFKQIDSIIKACSNPSIIRSLFSATLPDFVEDRARELMHDAVRVIIGRKNMASETIKQKLIFTGSEEGKLLAIRQSFAESLNPPVLLFVQSKERAKELYGELAFDNIRVDVIHSDLSQEQRENAVDNFRAGKTWVLIATDVVARGMDFKGVNCVINYDFPDSAAAYIHRIGRSGRAGRAGEAITLYTEEDIPFLRNVANLMAASGCEVPSWLMDLQKKKWRKHRPKRDSISTKPDI; this is translated from the exons ATGGCCAACGACTCGTTTTTGTTTTCCGGCATTCGTTTCGACAGAAAGAAGTTCGGAAACGACATTGCCAGGTTCGGGAAGAACAAACCCATTGATGACGATACCGCCCTCAAGATTACAGACCCTGTTGAACTCAAAACTGAGAAAACAATGGGGGAACAATTCCAACAGAGACCACCTTCTTCGAAGAAGCGGAAGCGCAAGGGAACCTCTTCCG ATGCGGTTGAAGGATTCAGTGTATTTAGAAATTCTGCTTCTGCGGCGGATCCTGTGGATAAATCGAATGATGCAGTGAGAGCTGATGATGAGGCCATTCAGCTGAAGAAGGAACACAATAGGCAACTTGAG CGAGATGCTATATTCAGGAAGAAGAATAACATCCATGTGGCTGGGTATAACGTGCCATCCCCGCTTCAAAGTTTTGATGAATTGAAAACTAG ATACAAATGTCCAAGATATTTATTGCGCAATATCACAGAACTTGGATTCAAAGAACCAACTCCAATCCAGAGGCAGGCTATTCCAGTACTTTTGCAG GATCGGGAATGCTTTGCTTGTGCTCCAACTGGCTCTGGAAAAACCTTCGCATTTGTGTGTCCTATGCTTATGAAACTCAAG GGGCCAGAAACAGGTGCCATTCGCGCTGTTATACTTTGTCATACGCGTGAATTATCTGCTCAAACATACCGAGAGTGCAAAAAGCTTGCCAAGGGAAAAAAATTTCGTATCAAGTTAATGACTAAACATCTTTCTAGAAATGctgatttttcaaaatttccatGTGATATACTTATATCCACGCCACTTCGGTTACGCTTGACTATCCGGAGGAAGAAGGTTGATCTCAGCAG AGTTGAGTTTCTTGTATTGGATGAGTCCGATAAGCTGTTTGAGCCTGAACTGTTTAAGCAGATTGATTCTATTATTAAAGCATGTTCAAATCCCTCAATAATACGCTCACTATTCAGTGCCACTTTACCTGATTTTGTTGAGGATCGAGCTCGAGAACTCATGCATGATGCTGTTCGGGTAATTATTGGCAGAAA GAATATGGCTTCTGAAACAATTAAGCAAAAGTTGATTTTTACTGgaagtgaagaaggaaaacttcTAGCAATTCGTCAAAGCTTTGCAGAG AGTCTTAATCCTCCAGTATTGCTCTTTGTGCAAAGCAAGGAGCGAGCCAAGGAGCTGTATGGTGAACTTGCATTTGACAATATTAGAGTGGATGTCATCCATTCTGATCTGTCTCAAGAACAG AGGGAAAATGCTGTTGATAACTTCAGAGCTGGCAAAACATGGGTTTTGATTGCCACTGATGTAGTTGCTCGGGGCATGGATTTCAAAGGTGTGAACTGTGTGATCAATTATGATTTCCCAGATTCTGCTGCCGCATATATCCACAGGATTG GTCGATCTGGCAGAGCAGGGAGGGCAGGAGAAGCAATTACTTTGTACACGGAGGAAGACATTCCATTCTTGCGGAACGTAGCTAATTTAATGGCAGCATCAGGTTGTGAGGTTCCATCATGGCTCATGGACTTACAAAAAAAGAAGTGGAGAAAGCACCGGCCAAAAAGAGATTCAATCTCAACCAAACCAGATATATAA
- the LOC107493365 gene encoding beta-1,4-xylosyltransferase IRX9 yields MGSVVERSKKKTQLWKKAMLHFSLCFVMGFFTGLAPTGKSSMFSSTKVVTSSNRTGSSINVNTSWSISPISSVNVPMKPRISKTTMLNVRSHSQLKPRRLIIIVTPTSTKLPYQAVFLRRLANTIRLVPQPLLWIVVEAKTESMELPGMLRKTGIMYRHVVFKENFTDLEAELNHQRNLALKHIEHHRLSGIVHFAELSNVYDLQFFQQLRDIEVFGTWPTALLAANRKRVIIEGPVCDSRQVIGWHLRNMNNETETVTPPIHISSFAFNSSILWDPERWGRTSSVQDTSQNSIKFVKQVVLEDETKLKGIPPEDCSKIMLWRFNFRARTISNH; encoded by the exons ATGGGTTCAGTAGTTGagagatcaaagaagaaaaccCAGCTATGGAAGAAGGCCATGCTCcatttttctctctgttttgtTATGGGGTTCTTCACAGGCCTAGCTCCAACCGGTAAATCTTCTATGTTCTCTTCAACCAAAGTTGTTACTTCTTCAAATAGAACAGGTTCTTCGATAAATGTCAATACAAGTTGGAGTATTTCTCCAATTTCTTCAGTTAATGTTCCTATGAAGCCAAGAATCTCAAAAACAACAATGTTGAATGTGAGGTCACATTCACAATTGAAGCCTAGAAGGCTCATCATCATTGTAACACCAACAAGCACAAAGCTTCCTTACCAAGCAGTGTTTTTGCGGCGGTTGGCAAATACCATTAGGCTTGTTCCACAACCATTACTTTGGATCGTCGTTGAAGCAAAAACCGAATCCATGGAACTTCCAGGGATGTTGAGGAAGACTGGGATCATGTATAGGCATGTGGTTTTCAAAGAGAACTTCACTGACTTGGAAGCTGAATTGAATCACCAGAGGAACCTTGCTCTTAAGCACATTGAACACCATAGGCTAAGTGGTATTGTTCATTTTGCTGAGCTTTCCAATGTTTATGATCTCCAATTCTTCCAACAACTTAGAGACATTGA GGTGTTTGGAACATGGCCAACGGCATTGTTAGCTGCAAACAGAAAGAGAGTGATAATAGAAGGACCTGTGTGTGATTCAAGACAAGTCATTGGTTGGCATCTTAGGAATATGAACAATGAAACCGAGACAGTCACTCCTCCAATTCATATTTCAAGCTTTGCATTCAACAGCTCCATTCTCTGGGATCCGGAAAGATGGGGCCGCACCTCATCTGTTCAAGACACCTCGCAG AATTCAATCAAGTTTGTGAAGCAAGTGGTTCTAGAAGATGAGACAAAACTAAAGGGAATTCCACCAGAGGACTGCTCCAAAATTATGCTATGGCGTTTCAATTTTCGTGCTCGCACCATTTCAAATCACTAA